The following proteins are co-located in the Bordetella bronchialis genome:
- a CDS encoding ABC transporter ATP-binding protein — MLNIRQLNVRFGGLRVLNDAAFTVRGQAITGLIGPNGAGKTTLFNCVTGLLPAARGAVEFQERQILGWRADRIARAGLIRTFQLARGFPRMSVFEHLMLYGKDQPGEGLLAACLGGAAARQREQALREQAFQVARRLKLDHVLDHLAVDISGGQKKLLEIGRALMAEPRMLLLDEPMAGVNPTLAREIAGQLARLREDGLTVLLIEHDLELVRLLCDDVVVMAEGAFLTRGRYDDVIADPRVQEAYLGRRHAALAAGAGRPVGASTGGRLSAPGAA; from the coding sequence GTGCTGAATATCAGGCAGTTGAATGTCCGCTTCGGTGGGCTGCGGGTGTTGAACGATGCCGCGTTCACGGTGCGCGGCCAGGCTATCACGGGATTGATCGGCCCCAACGGCGCGGGCAAGACCACGCTGTTCAATTGCGTCACGGGCCTGCTGCCGGCGGCGCGCGGCGCGGTCGAATTCCAGGAGCGCCAGATCCTGGGCTGGCGCGCCGACCGCATCGCCCGCGCGGGACTGATACGCACCTTCCAGCTGGCGCGCGGTTTTCCCCGCATGTCGGTGTTCGAGCACCTGATGCTTTACGGCAAGGACCAGCCCGGCGAAGGCCTGCTGGCCGCCTGCCTGGGCGGCGCCGCGGCGCGCCAGCGCGAACAGGCCCTGCGCGAACAGGCCTTCCAGGTCGCCCGCCGCCTGAAACTGGACCATGTGCTGGACCACCTGGCCGTGGACATTTCCGGTGGGCAGAAGAAGCTGCTGGAAATCGGCCGCGCCCTGATGGCCGAACCGCGCATGCTGCTGCTGGACGAGCCCATGGCGGGCGTGAATCCCACCTTGGCGCGCGAGATCGCCGGCCAGTTGGCGCGGCTGCGCGAGGACGGCCTGACGGTGCTGTTGATCGAGCATGACCTGGAGCTGGTGCGGCTGCTGTGCGACGACGTCGTGGTCATGGCCGAAGGCGCCTTTCTGACGCGCGGGCGCTACGACGACGTCATCGCCGACCCGCGGGTGCAGGAAGCCTACCTGGGCCGTCGCCATGCCGCGCTTGCCGCGGGCGCGGGCCGCCCGGTGGGCGCATCGACGGGTGGCCGCCTATCCGCGCCGGGGGCCGCATGA
- a CDS encoding ABC transporter ATP-binding protein: protein MSGRAVAGAAPLARGAPLLRVRGLAGGYSPSDRIVKGVDLDIEPGELVVVVGPNGAGKSTLLKLIAGLHHLADGGIELEGRRLATHTPLARARAGIGFVPQESNIFGAMTVRENLEMGAYLHGRGEEARIEAMYQRFPVLRDKRRAPAGTLSGGQRQVVAMAMALMGEPRMLLLDEPSAGLSPAACEVLFDTVRELADGGLTILMIEQNALAALDIADRGIVMVSGTKRADRPARALAEDPETRRMFLGGGADDPPA, encoded by the coding sequence ATGAGCGGCCGCGCGGTGGCCGGCGCCGCACCCCTGGCGCGGGGCGCGCCGCTTTTACGCGTACGCGGCCTGGCCGGCGGCTATAGCCCGTCCGACCGCATCGTCAAGGGCGTGGACCTGGATATCGAGCCTGGCGAACTGGTCGTGGTCGTCGGCCCCAACGGCGCGGGCAAATCGACCTTGCTCAAGCTGATCGCCGGCCTGCACCACCTGGCGGACGGCGGCATCGAGCTCGAAGGACGCCGGCTCGCCACCCACACCCCGCTGGCGCGCGCCCGCGCCGGCATCGGCTTCGTGCCGCAGGAAAGCAATATCTTCGGCGCGATGACCGTGCGCGAGAACCTGGAGATGGGCGCCTATCTGCATGGCCGCGGCGAAGAGGCCCGCATAGAGGCCATGTACCAGCGCTTTCCCGTGTTGCGCGACAAACGCCGCGCGCCCGCCGGAACGCTGTCGGGCGGCCAGCGCCAGGTGGTCGCCATGGCCATGGCGCTGATGGGCGAGCCGCGCATGCTGCTGCTGGACGAGCCGTCCGCGGGCCTGTCGCCCGCGGCCTGCGAGGTCTTGTTCGACACGGTGCGCGAGCTGGCCGACGGCGGCCTGACCATCCTGATGATCGAACAGAACGCGCTGGCCGCGCTGGATATCGCCGATCGCGGCATCGTCATGGTCAGCGGCACCAAGCGCGCCGACCGCCCGGCCCGCGCGCTGGCCGAGGATCCCGAAACGCGCCGCATGTTCCTGGGCGGCGGCGCCGACGACCCGCCTGCCTGA
- a CDS encoding ABC transporter substrate-binding protein produces MPHITQRRRFLKLAAAGAALGAQPAILRGAYAQSGDPIMLGALSPLSGSGAQYGPPMQQAIAAVVEEVNAGGGVLGRPVKLVREDCQTNPEAAVRAARKLIDVDKVVAIIGVWSSPVTQAVAPLCWESRTVIACASGADNLTHLPHQGYLFRTQPTTTLQGRKFGEFALEQGARKVVYLSPQTPFVQSMSENMAKAMAAAGGTVSTVVYEDKKASYRTEVDKALAGKPDMLVLGGYVADTAVLVKDIYRAGYQGKMLSYAYTVNKQLIDSVPKDTVEGIYTIAPSPAADGTAYARLKKIVNSDSPDPYTAQAYDHADLVLMAMAQARNASGTAIRDAIRKLAADGGQRVDNAAAGIKILAAGGSVDYVGASGPCRFTDIGDVAEASFRYEQVRNGKPTLLKIA; encoded by the coding sequence ATGCCACACATCACGCAACGCCGCCGTTTCCTCAAGCTGGCTGCCGCCGGCGCCGCCCTGGGCGCGCAGCCCGCCATCCTGCGCGGCGCCTATGCGCAAAGCGGGGATCCCATCATGCTGGGCGCGCTCTCGCCGCTATCGGGCTCCGGCGCACAGTACGGGCCCCCCATGCAGCAGGCCATCGCCGCGGTCGTCGAAGAGGTCAACGCCGGCGGCGGCGTATTGGGCCGGCCGGTCAAACTGGTGCGCGAGGATTGCCAGACCAACCCGGAAGCGGCGGTACGCGCGGCGCGCAAGCTCATCGATGTGGACAAGGTGGTGGCGATCATCGGGGTGTGGTCGTCTCCCGTGACGCAGGCCGTTGCGCCGCTGTGCTGGGAAAGCAGGACGGTGATCGCCTGCGCCTCCGGCGCCGACAACCTGACCCACCTGCCGCACCAGGGCTACCTGTTCCGCACGCAGCCGACCACCACGCTGCAGGGCCGCAAGTTCGGCGAGTTCGCGCTGGAGCAGGGCGCGCGCAAAGTGGTGTACCTGTCTCCGCAAACGCCGTTTGTGCAGTCCATGTCCGAGAACATGGCCAAGGCCATGGCGGCGGCCGGCGGCACGGTGAGCACGGTGGTGTACGAGGACAAGAAGGCCAGCTACCGCACCGAGGTCGACAAGGCGCTGGCCGGCAAGCCCGACATGCTGGTGCTGGGCGGCTATGTCGCCGATACGGCGGTGCTGGTCAAGGACATCTATCGCGCGGGCTACCAAGGCAAGATGCTGTCCTACGCCTATACCGTCAACAAGCAGTTGATCGACTCGGTGCCCAAGGACACCGTGGAAGGCATCTACACCATCGCGCCGTCGCCGGCGGCCGACGGCACGGCCTACGCGCGCCTGAAGAAGATCGTCAATTCCGACAGCCCCGATCCGTATACCGCCCAGGCCTACGACCACGCCGACCTGGTGCTGATGGCGATGGCCCAGGCCAGGAACGCCTCGGGCACGGCCATCAGGGATGCGATCCGCAAGCTCGCCGCGGATGGCGGCCAGCGCGTGGACAACGCGGCCGCGGGCATCAAGATCCTGGCGGCCGGCGGCAGCGTCGACTACGTGGGCGCCAGCGGCCCCTGCCGCTTCACGGATATCGGCGATGTGGCGGAAGCCAGCTTCCGCTACGAACAGGTCAGGAACGGCAAGCCCACGCTGCTGAAGATCGCTTGA
- a CDS encoding branched-chain amino acid ABC transporter permease yields the protein MTELLQALANGIIAGATIALPAVGLSMMYAVLRFPNFAVAGVASVGAYLAYVANVRWGLPPLATLPVAFAGAGLVGLACDRIGMRRLRRAPSSDGGLTVAIVSIAIMLALEAILRFAFGNDLRSFDVPIMRDVNVGGIRVSPQQFANLGVAVAVTACLFLYFRHTRMGKAMRAVADNPTLARLKGIDPDVVSALAIFLGMGLAGVGGALLGIDTSIDPLTGSRFLLTFFAASVLGGLASPAGAVIGAVAIGVAEEVALIWLPPTYRSAVGFVAIFLFLTFRPQGLMGRR from the coding sequence GTGACGGAGCTGCTGCAAGCGCTGGCCAATGGGATCATCGCCGGCGCCACCATCGCCTTGCCCGCCGTGGGGCTGTCCATGATGTACGCGGTGCTGCGTTTCCCGAATTTCGCGGTGGCCGGCGTGGCCAGCGTGGGCGCCTATTTGGCCTATGTCGCCAATGTGCGCTGGGGGCTGCCGCCGCTGGCGACCCTGCCCGTGGCCTTCGCTGGCGCGGGGCTGGTGGGCCTGGCCTGCGACCGCATCGGCATGCGGCGGCTGCGGCGCGCGCCATCGTCGGATGGCGGCCTGACGGTGGCCATCGTCTCGATCGCCATCATGCTCGCGCTGGAGGCCATCCTGCGTTTCGCCTTCGGCAACGACCTGCGCAGCTTCGACGTGCCCATCATGCGCGACGTCAATGTCGGCGGCATACGGGTCAGCCCGCAGCAGTTCGCCAACCTGGGCGTGGCGGTGGCGGTGACGGCCTGCCTGTTCCTGTACTTCCGCCATACGCGGATGGGCAAGGCCATGCGGGCGGTGGCGGACAATCCCACGCTGGCACGCCTTAAGGGCATCGATCCGGACGTCGTCTCGGCGCTGGCGATATTCCTCGGCATGGGCCTGGCCGGGGTGGGCGGCGCGCTGCTGGGCATCGACACCAGTATCGACCCGCTGACGGGCAGCCGTTTCCTGCTGACCTTCTTCGCCGCCAGCGTGCTGGGCGGTCTGGCCAGCCCGGCGGGCGCGGTGATCGGCGCGGTGGCGATCGGCGTGGCCGAGGAAGTCGCCCTGATCTGGCTGCCGCCCACCTATCGCAGCGCGGTGGGTTTCGTGGCGATCTTCCTGTTCCTGACCTTCCGCCCCCAGGGGCTGATGGGCCGCCGCTAA
- a CDS encoding branched-chain amino acid ABC transporter permease, giving the protein MLSYLAFSLTLAAVYCLLALGLTVIWGYTGMVNLGIVGFFAVGAYASAIATTQWGLPIPAGWILGAAAAGVAGVILTHATRGLRGDYLAIVTLGFAETMRLVALNENWLTKGAEGISGIPGPMKAALGPWFNTAYLLAAWLIAALAAWMLARLAASPYGRVLRAIRDDDVVALVAGKPVSRYKVAAFAIGTALAGLAGALYAHFTSYIAPDLVAPLLTIYVFLAATAGGNSRPMGAVVGALLVMALLEGTRMLAEFTSALSAVQAAALRDFVIAAALVALLQFRPQGILPERVRPAGLPPTDRA; this is encoded by the coding sequence ATGCTTTCCTATCTGGCGTTCTCGCTTACCCTGGCCGCCGTGTACTGCCTGCTGGCCCTGGGCCTGACGGTGATCTGGGGCTATACCGGCATGGTCAACCTGGGCATCGTCGGCTTTTTCGCGGTGGGGGCCTACGCCTCGGCGATCGCCACCACGCAATGGGGCCTGCCCATACCGGCCGGCTGGATCCTGGGCGCGGCGGCCGCCGGCGTGGCGGGGGTGATACTGACGCACGCCACGCGCGGACTGCGCGGCGATTACCTGGCCATCGTCACGCTGGGCTTCGCGGAAACCATGCGCCTGGTGGCCCTGAACGAGAACTGGCTGACCAAGGGCGCCGAGGGCATTTCCGGCATACCGGGCCCGATGAAGGCCGCGCTGGGACCGTGGTTCAACACGGCCTACCTGCTGGCGGCATGGCTGATCGCCGCACTGGCGGCATGGATGCTGGCGCGGCTGGCCGCCAGTCCCTACGGCCGTGTCCTGCGCGCGATCCGCGACGATGACGTGGTGGCCCTGGTCGCCGGCAAGCCCGTGTCGCGCTACAAGGTGGCGGCCTTCGCCATCGGTACCGCGCTGGCAGGCCTGGCCGGCGCGCTCTACGCCCATTTCACGTCGTATATCGCTCCGGACCTGGTGGCGCCGCTGCTCACCATCTATGTCTTCCTGGCGGCCACGGCGGGCGGCAACAGCCGTCCCATGGGCGCCGTGGTGGGGGCACTGCTGGTCATGGCCTTGCTGGAAGGCACGCGCATGCTGGCGGAATTCACCTCGGCGCTATCGGCGGTGCAGGCGGCCGCGCTGCGCGATTTCGTCATCGCGGCCGCCCTGGTCGCGCTATTGCAATTCCGCCCGCAAGGCATCCTGCCGGAACGCGTGCGTCCCGCGGGCCTTCCTCCCACTGACCGTGCATAG